The Virgibacillus siamensis sequence ATGTCCTGTTTCACCTGCCCACTCCTTCTATCTACTTATTTAGTCGATGTCAAAGCTTCCAATCCCATCGGCCCCATGAGCATGATGCTTCTGTGTACTTATCCCAATCTCAGCACCAAATCCAAATTTAAAGCCATCTGTGAAACAGGTTGAAGCGTTGTGATAGACAGCTGCTGCATCAACTTCCGTGAAAAGTTGTTCTACATTTTCTGTCGTGGAAGAAATAATCGCTTCGGAATGTTTTGTTCCATATTGATTAATGTGCTGAATTGCGTCCAACCTTTATTGCAATTTCCACCCCTAAACATTCTGACCATAATCTTCTTTAGTTGCTGGAGTGATATTTGTTCCTGCCTTCTGTACCGTTCCATCTCCATGAATTTGGACTCCTTTTTCCTGCCGTGCGGTTATTAAATGATATAAGTGTCTCTATATGATTTCCTTCCCAATTCTTATATAATAGATATATAATATTAAGAAAATACATTAAACTAGGTGTGTCATTATGAAAAAACAACAATCAATGATTGATTATGTTTACGAATCATTAAAATCTGCTATTTATGAACAGAAACTGGTGCCAGGACAAAAACTGGTGGAGAATGATATTTCAAATTCACTATCAATTAGTCGAACCCCAATTCGTCATGCATTTTCACGGCTGAAGGAGGAAGGATTTCTTACTATACTACCTAATAGAGGAGCCATGGTGATAAATCCCTCAGTCGATGAGATTGCCGATGCTTTTATTCATCGTAAACAGCTTGAATTATTGGCATCGGAAAAAATAATGGAATCCATTTCCGCTGATGATATTACCCGATTGAAGGAACTTATCCAGTTGGAAAAAGAAACGCATACACAAAAAAATCTTGTGAACTATATTAAAGTGAACAAGGAATTTCACTATTTATTAATAAACAGTTGTAATAATAGATTTTTAATAAACCATGCGAAAAAAATGATTGATCAAACACATATTTATCTTGCTTTATATGATCGTTTTTATTTCATCCCTGAAAAAAAAGACATCC is a genomic window containing:
- a CDS encoding GntR family transcriptional regulator codes for the protein MKKQQSMIDYVYESLKSAIYEQKLVPGQKLVENDISNSLSISRTPIRHAFSRLKEEGFLTILPNRGAMVINPSVDEIADAFIHRKQLELLASEKIMESISADDITRLKELIQLEKETHTQKNLVNYIKVNKEFHYLLINSCNNRFLINHAKKMIDQTHIYLALYDRFYFIPEKKDIRGPNEHQMLIEYIEQNKAEAFFSLLATHITSAIDEYKNRVQHFHQAKDLFN